One Synergistaceae bacterium genomic window carries:
- the amrA gene encoding AmmeMemoRadiSam system protein A — translation MSWSWAALMPHPPIMVPEVGCGREREAKITLEGAEKMVKRLTGRKPDCLLLLSPHQPYSPGALFLNGAPRTEGSLGLFGAPEVTFSLETPLKKRELLAAYLSEKGFAVQERTVPNLSSDQGTLVPLYFLSQAWGGTLPPVILASPIGLDPPSALKMGQALASFDDAWNWGLLASGDLSHRLIPDAPAGYSPLGKKFDDTVIRALSANDPQPLLELSPEELDAAGECGLRSIMALLGIREALGKNIEVLSYEGPFGVGYCNAISEFSHENSHLKSEFSRENSHLKEDLLKEDHPYIRLARATVTRLLGGEYLPVSGAEFFPEKSLWDMKRACFVSIKTLQGDLRGCVGTIVPTKTRLDLEVIANAVAASTQDWRFAPMKISELEGVTFSVDVLSELELVSDIKELDPAVWGIVISRGSQHGVLLPDLEGVDTIEQQIDIAFRKSGIEKHQDFTVYRFRVERYSESKNSELKNSESKNSESKI, via the coding sequence ATGTCATGGAGTTGGGCGGCGCTGATGCCGCATCCGCCGATTATGGTGCCCGAAGTGGGCTGTGGGCGCGAAAGGGAGGCCAAGATCACTCTGGAAGGCGCGGAGAAGATGGTGAAAAGACTTACGGGACGAAAACCGGATTGCCTTTTACTTCTATCACCTCATCAACCTTACTCGCCTGGGGCGCTTTTCCTTAACGGAGCGCCCCGGACGGAGGGATCGCTGGGGCTCTTCGGAGCCCCGGAGGTGACCTTTAGTCTGGAAACACCCTTGAAGAAACGGGAGCTTCTAGCGGCATACCTGTCCGAAAAGGGTTTTGCGGTTCAAGAAAGGACGGTCCCCAATCTTAGCAGCGACCAGGGAACGCTGGTTCCTCTCTATTTCCTAAGTCAAGCCTGGGGCGGGACTCTTCCACCGGTTATCCTCGCCTCTCCCATCGGGCTGGATCCTCCGTCGGCATTGAAAATGGGGCAGGCTTTGGCCTCCTTCGATGACGCCTGGAACTGGGGGCTACTTGCCAGCGGAGACTTGTCCCATCGCCTCATACCAGACGCTCCAGCCGGCTACAGCCCCTTGGGGAAGAAGTTCGACGACACCGTCATCCGGGCGCTCTCCGCAAACGATCCTCAACCCCTCCTGGAGCTTTCGCCGGAGGAACTGGACGCCGCCGGGGAGTGCGGGCTACGGTCCATCATGGCCCTGTTGGGCATTCGCGAAGCGCTGGGAAAAAACATCGAGGTGCTCTCCTATGAGGGACCTTTTGGTGTGGGGTACTGCAACGCGATTTCGGAATTTTCTCACGAAAATTCTCATCTTAAATCAGAATTTTCTCGCGAAAATTCTCACCTTAAAGAAGATCTTCTTAAAGAAGATCATCCCTATATTCGACTCGCCAGAGCCACGGTGACGCGGCTTTTGGGGGGCGAGTATCTTCCCGTGTCGGGCGCGGAGTTCTTTCCAGAAAAGAGCTTATGGGACATGAAGCGAGCGTGTTTTGTGTCGATCAAGACCCTTCAAGGCGACCTTCGGGGGTGCGTCGGGACAATCGTTCCCACAAAAACGCGTCTGGACCTAGAGGTTATCGCGAATGCCGTGGCGGCCTCTACTCAAGACTGGCGTTTTGCGCCGATGAAAATCTCGGAGCTGGAGGGCGTGACCTTTTCCGTGGACGTATTGAGTGAACTGGAGCTCGTGTCAGACATCAAGGAACTGGATCCTGCGGTATGGGGCATCGTCATCAGTCGGGGGTCGCAACATGGCGTGCTTCTGCCGGACCTAGAGGGTGTGGACACCATCGAACAACAAATCGACATCGCATTTCGCAAATCAGGCATAGAAAAACATCAGGATTTTACCGTTTATCGCTTTCGCGTGGAGCGCTATAGTGAATCAAAGAATAGTGAATTAAAGAATAGTGAATCAAAGAATAGTGAATCAAAGATATGA
- a CDS encoding FAD-dependent oxidoreductase: MSKILLIGANHAGTATANTILENYKGHELTIVDRNDNISYLGCGTALWVGRQIDSYEGLFYSSSEALEQKGARVMMETEVNHVDFNAKQVFITDKQGKKEVLPYDKLILATGSLPVLPPIPGAGLENIQPVKLFQDGRRINEVLDDPSVKNVAIIGAGYIGVELAEAVRRRGRNALLFEAESTSLSGYYDEWLTHDMDKVLADQGVQLHFGEKVQLFKGDKKVSAVISNKGEYPVEAVVMAIGFRPNTKLGKGDLETIGNGAYKVDLKQQTSRPDVYAIGDCATVYSNAVQNVAYIALATNAVRSGIVAGHNVCGTPLESLGVQGSNGISIYGYNMVSTGLSLKAAKKAGYNALAADYEDLQKPAFIKNNNHKVKLRVVYDKDTRRVLGAQMASRENISMGIHLFSLAIEEKLSVDKLKLLDIFFLPHFNQPYNYITMAALSAK, from the coding sequence ATGAGCAAAATATTGCTGATTGGCGCGAATCACGCGGGCACGGCCACCGCGAACACGATTTTGGAGAACTATAAAGGCCACGAGCTCACGATCGTCGATCGCAATGACAACATCAGCTACTTGGGTTGTGGCACGGCGCTGTGGGTCGGTCGCCAGATTGATTCTTACGAGGGCCTGTTCTACTCTTCCAGCGAGGCGCTGGAGCAAAAAGGCGCGCGGGTGATGATGGAGACCGAGGTCAATCATGTCGACTTCAATGCTAAGCAAGTCTTTATCACGGACAAACAGGGCAAGAAAGAGGTTTTGCCTTATGATAAATTGATTCTCGCCACGGGGTCCTTGCCGGTGCTTCCCCCGATTCCAGGGGCTGGACTGGAGAATATTCAGCCCGTCAAGCTTTTTCAGGACGGGCGTCGGATCAATGAAGTCTTGGATGACCCTTCCGTCAAAAACGTGGCGATCATCGGGGCGGGTTACATTGGCGTGGAGCTGGCGGAGGCCGTCCGCCGTCGAGGAAGGAACGCCTTGCTCTTTGAAGCGGAAAGTACCAGTCTTTCCGGTTATTATGACGAATGGTTGACCCACGACATGGATAAGGTTCTCGCTGACCAGGGTGTACAGCTCCATTTCGGAGAAAAGGTACAGTTGTTTAAGGGTGATAAAAAAGTTTCAGCCGTGATTAGCAACAAAGGGGAATATCCCGTAGAGGCGGTCGTCATGGCTATCGGCTTCCGCCCCAACACCAAGCTGGGCAAAGGCGACCTCGAAACCATCGGTAACGGCGCTTACAAGGTCGATCTAAAACAACAAACCAGCCGCCCCGACGTTTACGCTATCGGCGACTGTGCTACCGTGTATTCCAACGCCGTCCAGAACGTCGCTTATATCGCTCTCGCCACTAACGCGGTACGCAGTGGTATCGTGGCGGGACACAATGTCTGTGGTACTCCACTGGAATCGCTGGGGGTTCAAGGTTCCAACGGCATCAGTATTTACGGTTACAACATGGTTTCTACGGGACTCAGTCTCAAGGCGGCGAAAAAGGCGGGATACAACGCTTTGGCAGCTGACTACGAAGACCTGCAAAAACCCGCGTTCATCAAGAACAACAACCACAAGGTCAAGCTACGCGTCGTTTACGACAAAGACACCCGCCGCGTCCTGGGCGCACAAATGGCCTCTCGCGAAAACATTTCTATGGGTATTCACCTGTTCTCCCTGGCTATCGAGGAAAAGTTAAGCGTAGACAAGCTGAAATTGCTGGATATTTTCTTCTTGCCCCACTTCAACCAGCCCTATAACTACATCACGATGGCGGCGCTAAGCGCGAAGTAG
- a CDS encoding dicarboxylate/amino acid:cation symporter, with the protein MPNKGLSLLWKISIGFAAGIVFGFVAGPMVPGSPFLGNYVMPFLGAVGNIFLTLLKMLIVPLVFSSIVVGAASIGDPKKLGRIGVKTLVLYLLTTAVAIMFGLVLGNIIQPGVGMNISGVTATPAAGKPLLDVFIDIFPSNPIDSLVKAHMLQIIVFALFFGVAALFAGEKGKRIVGAFDAIAEVMYAMTHMVMRLAPYGVFSLITVTAARYGLSILAPFGKVIAAVYLGCILHAVIVYSGLVAIFCKRSPLWYFKGIQEASITAFVTRSSSGTLPITIANVRNNLGVSEGICSFVLPLGATINMDGTALYQGVCALFVAQAYGLELGFNAQLSIIVTATLASIGTAGVPGAGLIMLTMVLTGVGLPIEGIGLVAGIDAVLDAIRTCVNVTGDTAVCAVVAATEGETLSPGGGTPT; encoded by the coding sequence GTGCCAAACAAAGGATTGTCTCTGTTGTGGAAAATCAGCATAGGTTTTGCGGCGGGTATCGTGTTCGGTTTTGTTGCCGGCCCGATGGTTCCAGGAAGTCCCTTCCTGGGGAATTACGTGATGCCCTTCTTGGGCGCGGTGGGGAATATTTTTCTCACGCTTTTGAAGATGCTCATCGTGCCTCTGGTGTTTTCCAGCATCGTCGTGGGCGCGGCATCCATTGGTGATCCCAAGAAGCTGGGGCGTATCGGTGTCAAAACGCTGGTGCTCTATCTCCTCACCACAGCCGTGGCCATCATGTTCGGCCTGGTTTTGGGCAACATCATTCAACCCGGCGTGGGCATGAACATATCCGGAGTCACAGCCACCCCCGCGGCGGGGAAACCCCTTCTGGACGTTTTCATCGATATTTTCCCGTCGAACCCCATCGATTCTCTGGTGAAGGCGCACATGCTCCAGATTATTGTCTTTGCCTTGTTCTTCGGCGTTGCCGCCTTGTTCGCCGGCGAAAAAGGGAAACGCATCGTGGGAGCTTTCGACGCCATCGCCGAGGTCATGTACGCCATGACCCACATGGTGATGCGCTTGGCGCCTTATGGTGTTTTCTCCCTCATCACCGTCACCGCCGCACGATACGGGTTGTCTATTCTGGCGCCTTTCGGGAAGGTCATCGCCGCGGTTTACCTGGGATGCATCTTACACGCCGTCATCGTTTACTCCGGTCTGGTGGCGATTTTTTGCAAACGTTCTCCCCTCTGGTACTTCAAGGGCATACAAGAGGCGTCCATCACGGCTTTCGTTACCCGCTCTAGCTCGGGAACCCTGCCGATCACTATTGCCAACGTGCGGAACAATTTGGGCGTCTCCGAGGGCATCTGTTCCTTCGTCCTGCCTCTGGGAGCCACCATCAATATGGACGGTACGGCTTTGTATCAAGGAGTGTGCGCTCTCTTTGTGGCCCAAGCCTACGGTCTGGAGTTAGGTTTCAACGCCCAGCTCAGCATTATCGTTACGGCGACTTTGGCCTCTATCGGCACAGCCGGAGTGCCCGGCGCGGGGCTCATCATGCTGACGATGGTTTTGACGGGGGTTGGTCTGCCTATTGAGGGAATCGGTTTGGTGGCCGGTATCGACGCTGTTCTCGACGCCATAAGAACGTGCGTCAACGTCACAGGCGACACGGCGGTGTGTGCCGTCGTGGCCGCCACGGAGGGAGAGACCCTGTCACCGGGAGGCGGAACGCCAACGTAA